A single Vicia villosa cultivar HV-30 ecotype Madison, WI unplaced genomic scaffold, Vvil1.0 ctg.000364F_1_1, whole genome shotgun sequence DNA region contains:
- the LOC131627467 gene encoding ferric reduction oxidase 2-like, with amino-acid sequence MAQENVKRSPSQIKYTMVKSIIKLFVILVSLGLLFIFIMMPTTTFKQKWIPKIQAKTNSTYLGVQGFRILIYTFPVLLIATLGCVYIHIAKKSNEIGNGKKHESTIWKRPLLVKDPLGIVSITEITFLLMFIALLVWTLATYLHNDFVAITSSPVEKHGPKVWQEKLESVGIRLELVGNICLVLLFFPVARGTSVLPMFGLTSEGGIKYHIWLGHVLMTIFTAHGVCYIIYWVATNQISQMLKWDKVGVSNLAGEISLLAGLFLWVATIPKIRRKFFELFFYTHNLYIIFIIFFIFHVGISFSYIMLPGFYLFMVDRYLRFLQSRREVRLVSSRVLPCEAVELNFSKGHELSYNPTSVMFINVPSISKLQWHPFTITSNSNLEQDKLSVVIKSEGTWTQKLYQMLSNPSPIDRLQISVEGPYGPASTNYLSHDTLVMISGGSGITPFISIIRELIYLSTTFKCKTPNILLICSFKNTSSLSMLDLILPISATPHDISNMQLKIEAYITRDKEFKPDTPIHPQTLWFKPNPTDAPIRAILGPNGWIWLGAIISSSFIIFLIIIGIITRYYIFPIDHNTNKIFSYPLRSFLHMLVICLSIAVVASVAVLLNKKQNAKAKQIQNMEGATPTVSPNSMIYNADRELESFPYQSLVQATNVHYGARPDLSRLLLEIKGSSVGVFASGPKQLRQNVATICSSGLAENLHFESISFTW; translated from the exons atgGCTCAAGAAAATGTGAAAAGATCACCTTCTCAAATAAAATACACCATGGTTAAAtctatcataaaattatttgtgATTTTAGTTTCTCTGGGTTTACTTTTCATTTTCATTATGATGCCTACAACAACTTTCAAACAAAAATGGATTCCCAAAATTCAAGCAAAGACTAATTCTACTTATCTTGGTGTTCAAG GGTTTAGGATTCTTATATACACTTTTCCAGTCTTGTTGATTGCCACTCTTGGATGTGTTTATATCCACATAGccaaaaaatcaaatgaaat TGGCAATGGCAAGAAACATGAATCAACAATATGGAAACGTCCATTGCTTGTAAAAGATCCTCTTGGAATTGTTTCAATCACTGAAATAACTTTCTTGCTTATGTTCATTGCTCTTCTTGTTTGGACCCTTGCAACTTATTTACATAATGACTTTGTAGCAATTACATCGTCACCCGTGGAAAAACACGGCCCTAAAGT GTGGCAAGAGAAATTGGAGAGTGTGGGAATAAGGTTAGAATTGGTCGGAAACATATGTTTGGTGTTGTTGTTTTTTCCGGTGGCACGTGGCACGTCCGTGCTACCAATGTTTGGGCTCACTTCTGAGGGTGGCATTAAGTACCATATTTGGCTTGGGCACGTGCTCATGACGATTTTCACAGCTCATGGAGTTTGTTATATAATCTATTGGGTAGCTACTAATCAAATTTCACAG ATGCTAAAATGGGACAAAGTTGGAGTATCAAATCTTGCTGGAGAGATATCTTTGCTTGCTGGTTTGTTCCTATGGGTTGCAACCATTCCAAAAATCAGAAGAAAATTTTTTGAACTCTTTTTCTACACTCATAACCTATAcattatcttcatcatcttcttcatctttcaTGTTGGCATTTCTTTTTCCTACATTATGCTCCCCGGTTTTTATCTCTTCATGGTCGATCGATACTTAAGGTTCCTCCAATCTAGGCGCGAAGTTCGTTTAGTTTCATCTCGTGTTTTGCCATGTGAAGCCGTTGAACTCAACTTCTCTAAGGGTCATG agtTGAGTTATAATCCAACAAGTGTGATGTTCATAAATGTTCCAAGCATATCAAAGTTGCAATGGCATCCATTTACCATTACTTCTAATAGTAACTTGGAGCAAGATAAGCTAAGTGTTGTCATTAAAAGTGAAGGAACTTGGACACAAAAGCTCTACCAAATGTTGTCAAATCCTTCGCCGATCGATCGTCTTCAAATATCCGTTGAAGGTCCATATGGACCCGCTTCAACCAATTACCTAAG CCATGATACACTTGTGATGATAAGTGGAGGAAGTGGCATCACACCATTTATCTCAATCATTAGAGAGCTAATATATCTAAGCACTACATTCAAATGCAAAACACCAAACATTCTCCTAATTTGTTCATTCAAGAACACTTCATCTCTCTCAATGCTAGATTTGATCCTACCAATTTCCGCGACACCACACGACATTTCTAACATGCAACTAAAAATCGAGGCCTACATCACAAGAGACAAAGAGTTTAAACCAGATACTCCAATTCATCCTCAAACTCTATGGTTCAAGCCGAATCCAACAGATGCACCAATCCGCGCTATATTAGGTCCAAACGGTTGGATTTGGCTTGGTGCCATAATCTCGTCCTCTTTCATCATCTTCCTTATCATAATTGGGATCATTACTCGTTACTATATTTTTCCCATCGATCATAACACGAATAAGATATTCTCGTATCCTCTAAGGTCATTCCTTCACATGCTAGTAATATGTCTGTCGATAGCTGTTGTAGCTAGTGTTGCAGTGCTTTTGAACAAGAAACAAAATGCTAAAGCTAAACAGATTCAGAACATGGAGGGGGCGACGCCGACAGTGTCGCCAAATTCAATGATTTATAATGCAGATAGAGAATTGGAAAGCTTTCCATATCAGTCACTTGTTCAAGCTACCAATGTGCACTATGGTGCAAGACCTGACTTGAGCC GACTTCTGTTAGAAATCAAAGGGTCAAGTGTGGGAGTTTTTGCATCAGGACCTAAACAACTGAGACAGAATGTTGCAACCATTTGCTCATCTGGTTTAGCTGAAAATCTGCATTTTGAATCAATCAGTTTCACCTGGTGA